The window tactaaatttatatcggcgttcaaagggttTAAAAGCATTACTGACTTATGTTGTATTGGAGATCTGTCCATTAGTAGATATGTTACCTTCTTTTTTCTTGTTTCCTCATTTAGAACATCCtatgttttttacaaacatttattaaagattttttaattttatttagaaaaaaaatactttttttggatTGGTTAGCAaatctttatattgtttattttgtcaatatttttaaatttacaattgtatttttctCAGATTTGAGTTCATTGGTTACCCATTTATGCATAAAtgtctttttttctttaaaatgggAATACCAAACTAAAGTAgtacatgaaaatattattgtttttaatacacaGAAGCAACACACCATAAACAGACTCCTCACGTTAGAAATAAATTGCTACATAGTGTTATTACTATGTGAGAATTTCCTCCCAATGAAAgacaaaccattattttttttattgtgccTTACACATTGTGTGTGTACAGGATGAAATATATCATCATTATGGCTTTAAATTGCTGAAAAAGCTCAACAGTCAACTGAAGGGTTAATTTGAAATAGGTGTGTTTATGCAATAACGTTTTTTGCAGATGTCGAGCACTTCACAGAAACATCGCAACTTCGTGGTGGAGCCAATGGGTGACAAGGCAGTCACTGAACTGGCTGGTGTTGGAGAAGTTTTGGGGAAAAGGCTTGAACATCAGGGATTCGACAAGGTACATATTTTTGGTTTTCCctgaatagtaatttatttttcagattgttgtttgcaatttgattttgatattgatttgtttgaatcattataaaaaaatactatgaaatttCTCATTTACAAAATGtcaatttttataagaaatagaaTCATTAGTTAATTCAATGATTGAAGTTCTTAAACACTCTCAAAACTCTAAATAGTGGCCATTCCAagcatgttttatgttttaagaatggCATTagtaaattgacaaaataaacaatatcgttcttatattataaaaatttcaatagaaGGCAAAAATACTAGAATACGAGACACTTTATTTAGTAGTATTGCCAACAACAGTAAAGAAACTTCCCCTTCATTGAATCCTTGGTTGAGTATAAGCAATAGTGCCAGACTACTTCAAATTTCTTGTTTTGTTTGATGTCAAGAAGATGTTCAATAGTGTGAGCTAATTCAAGGATAGCATCATTGCAAGGATTTAAGCAAACATGCAAGTGATATACCTGCATTGAGCCAACATACGTTTTATCTTGATTTGTTGCAacgttattttgaatattttacattgtattgtgGTTATTTGTTTCCATTTCACATTTAGAATCTGTAATTCAATTCTTTGGTTTATGCTATTGATTCTTTATATGCCCATGATGAAGTAGtgtcttaaaaattttattgaataaaataaaaaatcatcgtCTGTGAAAATGGTTTGCCATTAATTAAGTGTTATTTGGTAATTTggtgttatttaataaagtttaaaatatggatttatgcTGATAGTCATGAAAAAATTTTGTCTTGGAAAAACAATCAACAGGAAACTACATTTGAGTCTATTGGTTTTGTAAGACCTGGATTTTGGACTAAGGAAGTTGTATAATAATCTTAATGAAGTACAAAGTGAGGATATGGTGGTTGTTATCTGTGGTGCAAATAATGTGAAGAACGAGTCCGCGAAAGCAATTAATGGAATTTCAAGTTTTCTTCAGAAAGTTAATGGTACGTACAAGATCGTTGTTTTAGATGTTCCTAAGAGGCGTGAATTATCGGAATGGTCGTGTGTTAATACTGAAGGTAACAAAACCAACTCAGCTTTTTAAAGAACTTTGTAAAAAGCATCCAAATTTTGTGCCAGTTTAGGCTGGTAAGTTGGCGAGGATGATTCATACCAGACATGGAATGCATTTAAATCCTAAAGGCAAAAAGTGGTTAGCTGGTGAGATAATCAAGGCTATAAAATGTATAAGAGAGGATTGTATCAATCTGTATGTAGAGAAAGAGGAGCCTTAACAGTAAAATCTCTTTGGAAAACTCCATCACCCTGTCAGAAGTCCATTGATGTAATAAGAGATGATATGCCTGCTATTCTGAGCAACTCTAGTGTAACCTCAGACAGTTTTTCACCAGAATGTTCAagcattatcaaataaaatacaacagtttGATCAAGTGTTAAATGATTGTAACATTGATTATATGTGTGTAACAGAACACTTAATGTCAGAAgaagaattaaatgaaaatgcaGTCATTAATGACAGCCAACTAGTGTCTAGTTTTTGTAGGAAGCGAATTGGTCATGGAGGAACTGCCATCTTCTCTAGTTTCCCCTTTGCATGAAATCATGGTAAATAGTTCAATTAATAAGTTGTCAGTTGAATTGGACTGTGAACTTTTTAGTGTAGGACTTGTTGATATGAAATTGGTGCTTGTAAATGTCTACAGGACCACTAATGGAGAAATTAATACTTTCCTTAGTACTATGGAACAAGTTTTATCTTACATTAATAGGCTGAACAAAAATTCTATCCTTTGTGGGGATTTCaatcttcaatttttaaaaagttgacAATATTGTTGCTAACCAATTTGTTAACTTGTGTCATTTTGTATGGCCTACAAGTGACTATACGTGAACCCACATGAGACGGCAACTATAttgataactttttttacatCTTTGACCTTCCAACACTATTCATTCATTTGGGATAGCTATTCACTGTGCAGACTATAGCTCAAGAAAAAAACTCATAACcttcaaaagaaattttaaatataggatCTAGTTTTAagtgtatatctattttaaacgattccaatattaaactatttaagtatCACCTCATCGAAGAAAATGGGAATGATTTTTTGTCTCCAATAATGTAAATGCATTgtttgaactttttaaaaaaatatccagtattattatgaaataagttgtaataaacaaattaagagtTAATAACAGGCATAATAGTAACAGAGTTAGTTCTAATGTAATCAAGTGGTATACTGATGAACTGTTGGCAAAAAGAAATGAGCTTAACATGCTTTACGAATTGTTAAAATCATCTAATAGGCCTGAAAtgcatagaataaaaataaattatggccAACAAATGAAGCTCACTACAAAAAAGTTCAGCACGAGTCAATGTCAAGATGATGAAGGGAGTAAGTGATGGGGAGGGGGGGGAAAACCTAAAATCAGGGCCTGTGTACAACAAGTTGAAGTATTGGAGGAAAACCTGCAAACATTGTTTAACTGTTTCACAGAAACCCTGCATGCTtactattatacttttattaatgtagCACACCTTTGaccattatatttctttttttgtaaagtgtatataaatatttctatttagagTTTAAGTATAGGGAGTCCATCaagaaaatacaacaataaaaccgatcaaaaatattcattttaaattcaaggatGGAACCTCATTACAAGCTCTGCTTTGGAGGCCCTGTATCtttcttaaagaaagttaaagtttattttattaaatgctattattgtttatatttgttacaacataatatggtatattttaaatattgttatgtgttTTATCTTAAGATCAGACTGACCACGAGAAAGGCTTTGTTATATTCTATTCTCATTTTTAACatctttattttggtattttgtttacatttaaaagaatattttcaagaggattatttttggtttgactgtctaacaagaaaaatatcagatgcatatattactttatttaagaaataaatttctttctttctttcttacaCTTTCCTGTTTTTCTGAATTCTTCTgttaatggaatatttaaaaaaaatgtatttgacatTGAACATCTCTTGTGTTTTAGACAATTGTGCAAGCCACTTTGATGATCCATATACAACATTACCTACTCATATGATGTAATATACAGgggaaaataaaagtaatatgttgTTATTAGTAAATCTGTTTATAATACAAACACTCCTTTAGTTTTGAAAACTGTTCCAAAGTGATAGAGAAACAATtctactttttgtaattttataatttacgttatgttaaaaaatgtgtaaccCATAAGGTAATTCACATTTGTATGTTCTAAATCTGCtctaaatattattgtgtttaacTTCTGGACTAATTTGATTGTACTGTATAGGCATATGTTGTGCTTGGACAATTCCTGGTGTTGAAGAAGAATAAGGAGCTGTTCCAGGATTGGATGAAAGACACCTGCAGCGCCAACGCCAAGCAGTCAGCTGACTGTTATCAATGCCTCTCTGATTGGTGTGACGAATTCTTGTAGTTCCGTATACaatgctttttaatttattttctgttaataaCAATGAACTGCTGTAATATTCATGTCTTTTGCCAAATTAGTGGTGTAAAGATATACATTTGTTATGCAACAAAGATGTATAAACAATTCTAATACGGTAAAAAAGC of the Homalodisca vitripennis isolate AUS2020 unplaced genomic scaffold, UT_GWSS_2.1 ScUCBcl_5992;HRSCAF=12994, whole genome shotgun sequence genome contains:
- the LOC124373606 gene encoding barrier-to-autointegration factor-like → MSSTSQKHRNFVVEPMGDKAVTELAGVGEVLGKRLEHQGFDKAYVVLGQFLVLKKNKELFQDWMKDTCSANAKQSADCYQCLSDWCDEFL